A single window of Camarhynchus parvulus chromosome 9, STF_HiC, whole genome shotgun sequence DNA harbors:
- the DAW1 gene encoding dynein assembly factor with WDR repeat domains 1 isoform X1, producing MALRRLLLRYFPPGIILEYIEGGESKTRSIDLLDLRPDTDVTALVEEIQKREPLITASCLEHVIHLVQRLQEKLGENQNHKFSLFKVLRTHVLPLTNVAFNKSGSRFITGSYDRTCKLWDTASGEELHSLEGHRNVVYAIAFNNPYGDKIATGSFDKTCKVWSTETGKCYHTFRGHSAEIVCLSFNPQSTLLATGSMDTTAKLWDLEKGEEVATLNGHSAEIIALSFNTTGDRIITGSFDHTVAVWDVGTGRLLHTLIGHRGEISSAQFNWDCSLIVTGSMDKTCMLWDAVTGTHIATLAGHSKEVLDVCFDYAGQRIATASADGSARVYNAGTKQCIAKLEGHEDEISKVCFNPKGNCILTASSDKTARLWDAATGHCLQVLEGHADEIFSCAFNYKGDTIITGSKDNSCRIWH from the exons ATGGCGCTGAGGCGGCTCCTGCTGCGCTACTTCCCGCCGG gaattattttggaATACATAGAAGGTGGTGAGTCAAAGACCAGATCAATAGATTTGCTTGATCTTAGGCCTGA CACAGATGTTACAGCCTTAGTAGAAGAAATCCAAAAAAGAGAACCTCTCATCACAGCTTCCTGCTTGGAACATGTCATACATCTAGTGCAAAGATTGCAGGAGAAGCTAGGGGAAAACCAGAATCAcaaattctctctttttaag GTGCTTAGAACACACGTATTGCCTCTGACCAATGTCGCATTTAACAAATCTGGTTCCCG CTTTATCACTGGAAGCTATGATAGAACCTGCAAACTGTGGGATACAGCATCAGGAGAAGAGCTGCATTCACTGGAGGGACACAGAAACGTTGTCTATGCAATAGCTTTCAATAACCCCTATGG tGACAAGATTGCCACTGGATCTTTTGATAAAACCTGCAAAGTGTGGAgtacagaaacaggaaaatgttaTCATACCTTCAGAGGACATAGTGCAGAAATA GTATGTTTGTCATTTAATCCTCAGAGCACACTGTTGGCAACTGGAAGCATGGATACCACTGCCAAATTATGGGATctagagaaaggagaagaagtAGCCACTTTAAAT GGGCACTCAGCAGAAATTATTGCTCTGTCTTTCAATACCACTGGAGACAGGATCATCACTGGCTCCTTTGACCATACAGTAGCAGTTTGGGATGTTGGCACTGGCAG GTTGCTACATACTTTAATAGGTCACCGAGGAGAGATTAGCAGTGCCCAGTTCAACTGGGACTGTTCTCTCATTGTCACTGGATCAATGGACAAAACGTGCATG ctgtgggatgcagtgacagggacacacatAGCGAcgctggcagggcacagcaaggAGGTGCTGGACGTGTGCTTTGATTATGCTGGGCAGCGCATTGCAACAGCCTCTGCTGATG GGTCAGCCAGAGTCTATAATGCAGGAACAAAACAGTGCATTGCAAAGCTAGAAGGGCACGAAGATGAAATTTCAAAG GTGTGTTTCAACCCTAAAGGCAATTGCATACTAACAGCCAGCTCTGATAAAACAGCTCGGCTCTGGGATGCTGCTACTGGGCACTGCCTTCAGGTATTAGAGGGTCATGCTGATGAGATCTTCTCCTGTGCTTTTAACTACAAAGGTGATACAATCATTACAG GGAGCAAGGATAACTCCTGTAGAATCTGGCACTGA
- the DAW1 gene encoding dynein assembly factor with WDR repeat domains 1 isoform X2 yields the protein MALRRLLLRYFPPGIILEYIEGGESKTRSIDLLDLRPDTDVTALVEEIQKREPLITASCLEHVIHLVQRLQEKLGENQNHKFSLFKVLRTHVLPLTNVAFNKSGSRFITGSYDRTCKLWDTASGEELHSLEGHRNVVYAIAFNNPYGDKIATGSFDKTCKVWSTETGKCYHTFRGHSAEISTLLATGSMDTTAKLWDLEKGEEVATLNGHSAEIIALSFNTTGDRIITGSFDHTVAVWDVGTGRLLHTLIGHRGEISSAQFNWDCSLIVTGSMDKTCMLWDAVTGTHIATLAGHSKEVLDVCFDYAGQRIATASADGSARVYNAGTKQCIAKLEGHEDEISKVCFNPKGNCILTASSDKTARLWDAATGHCLQVLEGHADEIFSCAFNYKGDTIITGSKDNSCRIWH from the exons ATGGCGCTGAGGCGGCTCCTGCTGCGCTACTTCCCGCCGG gaattattttggaATACATAGAAGGTGGTGAGTCAAAGACCAGATCAATAGATTTGCTTGATCTTAGGCCTGA CACAGATGTTACAGCCTTAGTAGAAGAAATCCAAAAAAGAGAACCTCTCATCACAGCTTCCTGCTTGGAACATGTCATACATCTAGTGCAAAGATTGCAGGAGAAGCTAGGGGAAAACCAGAATCAcaaattctctctttttaag GTGCTTAGAACACACGTATTGCCTCTGACCAATGTCGCATTTAACAAATCTGGTTCCCG CTTTATCACTGGAAGCTATGATAGAACCTGCAAACTGTGGGATACAGCATCAGGAGAAGAGCTGCATTCACTGGAGGGACACAGAAACGTTGTCTATGCAATAGCTTTCAATAACCCCTATGG tGACAAGATTGCCACTGGATCTTTTGATAAAACCTGCAAAGTGTGGAgtacagaaacaggaaaatgttaTCATACCTTCAGAGGACATAGTGCAGAAATA AGCACACTGTTGGCAACTGGAAGCATGGATACCACTGCCAAATTATGGGATctagagaaaggagaagaagtAGCCACTTTAAAT GGGCACTCAGCAGAAATTATTGCTCTGTCTTTCAATACCACTGGAGACAGGATCATCACTGGCTCCTTTGACCATACAGTAGCAGTTTGGGATGTTGGCACTGGCAG GTTGCTACATACTTTAATAGGTCACCGAGGAGAGATTAGCAGTGCCCAGTTCAACTGGGACTGTTCTCTCATTGTCACTGGATCAATGGACAAAACGTGCATG ctgtgggatgcagtgacagggacacacatAGCGAcgctggcagggcacagcaaggAGGTGCTGGACGTGTGCTTTGATTATGCTGGGCAGCGCATTGCAACAGCCTCTGCTGATG GGTCAGCCAGAGTCTATAATGCAGGAACAAAACAGTGCATTGCAAAGCTAGAAGGGCACGAAGATGAAATTTCAAAG GTGTGTTTCAACCCTAAAGGCAATTGCATACTAACAGCCAGCTCTGATAAAACAGCTCGGCTCTGGGATGCTGCTACTGGGCACTGCCTTCAGGTATTAGAGGGTCATGCTGATGAGATCTTCTCCTGTGCTTTTAACTACAAAGGTGATACAATCATTACAG GGAGCAAGGATAACTCCTGTAGAATCTGGCACTGA